The Elaeis guineensis isolate ETL-2024a chromosome 3, EG11, whole genome shotgun sequence region CTAGAGGATCTTCTGGAGGTGACGGATAGAGTGATTCGGAGATCATCTGCTGATTTTCAAATCCAAACTCTGGAGTTTGACCAAGTTGATACCCGAGATCAATACTTCGCATGGAAGGATTTAGAATGTCCTGCTGAAAGTTCTGAGCACTTGGATGATGATCACCTATATCATCGGAGCTGATGAAACCCGTGAAATCATTCGGCAATGACATTGATGGTGCTTGTGTGACGCTACCAGTATTATAATTAGCATGACCATCCATATCATAATAATTCACATGACTACCATTATTATTGTGAATAACTTGATAATCTAGTGGTTCCACTTCTCTACCATCATGTGGAATCTGTTGAACCTGAGATGTTCCTGGTTTTTCAGTAGACCGGCTAGTGGTGGCTTGTTGGGCTTTTGGTGGCCCCTCTGGCTCCCCACTGTTCTCCTCATCAGCTCTTGGCTGCTTTTGCTCCCTAGATTGGCTAGTGCTGGCTTGTTGGGCTTGTGTTGGCTCCTCTGGCTCGCCACCTGTGTCCTCATCAGCTCCTCGCTTCTTTTGTATGGTACATAAAACCCAGTCATCCAACTGTAacgaaaaaaatacaaaaataaaaataaaaaactaaagaaaaattaaaagctAGTATGACTGAAaaaagacccaaaaaaaaaaaaaaaaagagttaagtTAATTAGTATTGATGATATCAAAGAAAACGTATTATGGACCTTCATTGTGCCATCAGGTCTACGAGGACGGTTGGAACGATCTTGATTGATATATTCATACATGATCCAGTCAGTCTTGCTTCCTTTTCCAGCCTTCCCAGTGTAGAAAACCAAAGCTTTTCGTACTCCAATTTGTTCACCATCGTGTATGATTTTTTTCTCAACACCGGTGGCTTTCCAATATCCATCAACTGTTTTACGATTGGGTCGAATACCATTTGGATACTTGCGATCTCTTGGGGTGAAGAAGTACCACCTGTTGTCTCCACAATGTTTAAATTTTTCTGCATCAAATATCAGAAATAAAAAGCTTGTCATAAGATCCAATATTTAACATATAAAATATAAGAAGAATAAAAGAATGTCATAAGATCCAAATATTATACAAGAATAGAGGAATAGAAGCATACGTCAATGGTTTGAAACATGGCTGGCTTCCATAGGCTGAGACGGGTGCAAGTGATTTCAGTGATAAAATTAGAGGGACGCAAGTGATTTCAGCGATAAAATTAGATTcttgattagattattaatattaataagaaAAGGCATAATCATGTTTGGACAATAAATATTtggcataaataatttaataaaaatattgatatttaatctaatggaaagattttttttttactaattcTACTACCAGTCCATACTATTGCTATTAATAGCATACCCATCATATAAATAAAATGTAATAATAAATCAGACAAAAAAAAATACACTAGAAAACAATCAACACAGAAGATGATGTTCAACAATCTTCACTAtatttgcattaaaaaaaaaaaattaatgttcaacaaTCTCAACTATATCGCTGAAAAGGAAAAAGTAAATATAATTGTAAAAATGAATAACTTACCCACAAGTTTTGCTGGATGATATTCATATAGATTGACatcattaaaaatatcataaaacaaTGGAAGGTTCACAATCTTTCCTTAAGTAATAAATGCAAGCTCATGATTATAAGGGTTGAAATGAAATCCTAGAGGGAACCTGGAATCAGGACCCCAAGTGATTTCCCTGACAAAATTGGATTCTTAATATTAATAGGAGAAGGCATAATCATATCTGGATAAGAAATATTAGGcacaaataatttaataaaagtattgatatttaatttaatggaaagaatttttttttagctAATT contains the following coding sequences:
- the LOC140856097 gene encoding uncharacterized protein; amino-acid sequence: MDKGNEEEEDIVIDTRQGPDSRFPPGYRFNPRDDELILHYLRRKIANEPLLYDVFNDVNLYEYHPATLVEKFKHCGDNRWYFFTPRDRKYPNGIRPNRKTVDGYWKATGVEKKIIHDGEQIGVRKALVFYTGKAGKGSKTDWIMYEYINQDRSNRPRRPDGTMKLDDWVLCTIQKKRGADEDTGGEPEEPTQAQQASTSQSREQKQPRADEENSGEPEGPPKAQQATTSRSTEKPGTSQVQQIPHDGREVEPLDYQVIHNNNGSHVNYYDMDGHANYNTGSVTQAPSMSLPNDFTGFISSDDIGDHHPSAQNFQQDILNPSMRSIDLGYQLGQTPEFGFENQQMISESLYPSPPEDPLDQVQTSEFGFENQQMISESLYPSPPEDPLDRVQTSEFGFENQQMISESLYSSPPEDPLEVQLRSIFGPDPSVFGEQTSVDDRDDIAEVFPPQQNTVFQAPQDNQSNDNFISNPDSSRK